From Haloglomus litoreum, the proteins below share one genomic window:
- a CDS encoding DUF2150 family protein — MSTPPDEYYTAERWQNWVGRLREEDVNPEEEDSARFLWNLRDDTAIAVAKIVTDADDGELAEESAVEKLGEMRDIVFAEVEFEDEDKTMLIQSVQASLEPVISAAEEYVANAPADEASAAEYVNAAIDAGNEQELDAAFAYCAQAGTRIFAGDEIDTSVVEEIENALVLDWVNGLDSLQSALADPEVVEEED, encoded by the coding sequence ATGAGCACGCCCCCGGACGAGTACTACACGGCGGAGCGCTGGCAGAACTGGGTCGGCCGACTCCGCGAGGAGGACGTCAACCCCGAGGAGGAGGATTCGGCACGCTTCCTCTGGAACCTGCGCGACGACACGGCCATCGCGGTCGCGAAGATCGTCACCGACGCCGACGACGGCGAACTGGCCGAGGAGAGCGCCGTCGAGAAGCTCGGTGAGATGCGCGACATCGTCTTCGCCGAGGTCGAGTTCGAGGACGAGGACAAGACGATGCTCATCCAGAGCGTGCAGGCCTCGCTCGAACCGGTCATCTCGGCGGCCGAGGAGTACGTCGCCAACGCGCCGGCCGACGAGGCCAGCGCCGCCGAGTACGTCAACGCCGCCATCGACGCCGGGAACGAGCAGGAACTCGACGCCGCCTTCGCCTACTGTGCGCAGGCGGGAACCCGCATCTTCGCGGGCGACGAGATCGACACGAGTGTCGTCGAGGAGATCGAGAACGCGCTCGTCCTCGACTGGGTGAACGGGCTCGACAGCCTCCAGTCGGCACTCGCGGACCCTGAGGTCGTCGAGGAGGAGGACTGA
- a CDS encoding TatD family hydrolase — MDYDGPVLDDHLHLDPVNGRDTEAVEEFAAVGGTHLLVLNKPSWSLGVEVESAEDFREGFDLTVEAVERATEVLDGRAWPVLGVHPALISQLVDRGYSPEEARDLMCGGIDVAAEYVSDGPALAIKSGRPHYDVDEAVWEASNAVMRHAFERAAEVGCAVQLHTEGGEDFSEITDWAEERGLPPEQVVKHYAGSRTVGPVPSVIAKKPQIEGAIEQGRPFMLETDFIDDPDRPGAVLGPKTVPRRTRWLVEEGHGVAIRTAHVETPARVYGIDTEATLGE; from the coding sequence ATGGACTACGACGGACCCGTTCTCGACGACCACCTCCACCTCGACCCCGTGAACGGTCGGGACACGGAGGCGGTCGAGGAGTTCGCCGCGGTCGGCGGGACCCACCTGCTCGTGCTGAACAAGCCGTCGTGGAGCCTCGGTGTCGAGGTCGAGTCGGCCGAGGACTTCCGCGAGGGGTTCGACCTCACCGTCGAGGCCGTCGAGCGGGCGACCGAGGTCCTCGACGGGCGTGCGTGGCCCGTCCTCGGCGTGCATCCCGCGCTGATCAGCCAGCTCGTCGACCGTGGATACAGCCCCGAGGAGGCGCGTGACCTGATGTGCGGGGGGATCGACGTGGCCGCCGAGTACGTGAGTGACGGCCCCGCGCTGGCCATCAAATCCGGGCGCCCGCACTACGATGTCGACGAGGCCGTCTGGGAGGCCTCGAACGCCGTGATGCGCCACGCGTTCGAGCGCGCGGCCGAGGTTGGCTGTGCCGTCCAGCTCCACACCGAGGGCGGTGAGGACTTCTCCGAGATCACGGACTGGGCCGAGGAGCGCGGGCTCCCGCCCGAGCAGGTCGTCAAGCACTACGCCGGGAGCCGGACGGTCGGACCGGTGCCGAGCGTCATCGCGAAGAAGCCACAGATCGAGGGCGCCATCGAGCAGGGCCGGCCGTTCATGCTCGAGACCGACTTCATCGACGACCCCGACCGACCGGGCGCCGTCCTCGGGCCGAAGACGGTCCCACGGCGGACCCGGTGGCTCGTCGAGGAGGGCCACGGGGTGGCCATCCGAACCGCACACGTCGAGACCCCCGCGCGGGTCTACGGCATCGACACCGAGGCGACGCTCGGGGAGTGA
- a CDS encoding sodium:calcium antiporter: MTSLQMVAALAAGSLAAVWAGATVLERSTEQLADHFGLPSDVRGAVVTALGSSFPEFTATVVAIALHDRVELAIGIVVGSAVFKVLVVPAVSALLSPGSGLRTDRELVYQETGFYVLAVASVLLVLALSVIYNPVETAAGGAGQAGELTRTLVLAPLGLYVFFLFLQYADAAEHGAGRTSGDRSALEYLTGLVVALVFVGVGVEGLVRAAIEFSEAFGTSEFLWGLTVVGAGASVPEVFVGVLAARNDEPGVSISTVLGSSTFDLLVAIPVAVLAVGAVTVNFGTVVPLFAFLVVAALLLLTVVRTDLKVSTAEAVGLLLVYGGFLGWMAAESVGRLALLA, from the coding sequence ATGACGAGTCTCCAGATGGTCGCCGCCCTCGCGGCGGGGTCGCTGGCGGCCGTGTGGGCTGGCGCGACGGTGCTGGAACGCTCGACGGAACAGCTGGCCGACCACTTCGGGCTCCCGAGCGACGTCCGGGGCGCGGTCGTGACGGCCCTGGGCTCCTCGTTCCCGGAGTTCACCGCGACGGTGGTCGCCATCGCGCTCCACGACCGGGTCGAACTCGCCATCGGCATCGTCGTCGGGTCGGCGGTGTTCAAGGTACTCGTCGTGCCCGCCGTCTCGGCGCTGCTCTCGCCCGGAAGCGGCCTCCGGACCGACCGCGAACTCGTCTACCAGGAGACCGGGTTCTACGTCCTCGCGGTGGCCTCGGTCCTCCTCGTGCTCGCGCTGTCGGTCATCTACAACCCCGTCGAGACGGCCGCCGGCGGCGCCGGGCAGGCCGGCGAACTCACGCGGACGCTGGTGCTCGCGCCGCTGGGGCTCTACGTCTTCTTCCTGTTCCTCCAGTACGCCGACGCCGCCGAGCACGGTGCCGGGCGCACGAGCGGGGACCGGTCGGCGCTGGAGTACCTGACGGGGCTGGTCGTCGCGCTGGTGTTCGTCGGCGTCGGGGTCGAGGGACTGGTGCGGGCGGCCATCGAGTTCAGCGAGGCGTTCGGCACCTCCGAGTTCCTCTGGGGACTGACCGTCGTCGGGGCCGGTGCCTCGGTGCCGGAGGTGTTCGTCGGCGTGCTGGCGGCGCGCAACGACGAACCCGGCGTCTCCATCTCGACGGTACTCGGGTCGAGCACGTTCGATCTGCTGGTCGCCATCCCGGTCGCGGTGCTGGCGGTCGGGGCCGTGACCGTGAACTTCGGCACGGTCGTCCCGCTGTTCGCGTTCCTGGTCGTGGCGGCGCTGCTCCTGCTGACCGTCGTCCGAACGGACCTGAAGGTGTCGACGGCCGAGGCGGTCGGACTGTTGCTGGTGTACGGCGGCTTCCTCGGGTGGATGGCTGCCGAGAGCGTCGGCCGGCTGGCGTTGCTTGCCTGA
- a CDS encoding Nif3-like dinuclear metal center hexameric protein produces MSIPLSEFADRLNDFLDVDDYAADAAVQGLQVGPEGATVDTAAFAVDGVVATFEEAAARGADVLVVHHGISWGGIDAVTGKEYDRVAALVENDLALYAVHTPLDGHDEVGNAALLAEHLDLDVVEPFGDFGGVHVGQRARADDPRTVADLRDSLSELATGDRPVQVLDFGPDEIRDVAILTGSGTDWLDEAREKGVDALITGEGKQPAYHEAREAGITVFLAGHYATETFGVRALADRVAGWDEGIETTYIEHPTGL; encoded by the coding sequence ATGTCCATCCCGCTCTCGGAGTTCGCGGACCGACTGAACGACTTCCTCGACGTCGACGATTACGCGGCCGACGCCGCGGTTCAGGGCCTGCAGGTCGGGCCCGAGGGCGCGACCGTCGACACGGCGGCGTTCGCCGTCGACGGCGTGGTCGCCACCTTCGAGGAGGCGGCTGCACGCGGTGCGGACGTGCTGGTGGTCCACCACGGAATCTCCTGGGGCGGCATCGACGCCGTCACCGGGAAGGAGTACGACCGCGTCGCCGCGCTCGTCGAGAACGACCTCGCGCTGTACGCCGTCCACACGCCGCTCGACGGCCACGACGAGGTCGGCAACGCCGCGCTCCTGGCCGAGCATCTCGACCTCGACGTGGTCGAGCCGTTCGGCGACTTCGGCGGCGTCCACGTCGGGCAGCGTGCCCGCGCGGACGACCCGCGGACGGTCGCGGACCTGCGCGACTCGCTGTCGGAACTCGCGACGGGCGACCGGCCCGTGCAGGTGCTCGACTTCGGGCCCGACGAGATCCGCGACGTGGCCATCCTGACCGGGAGCGGCACGGACTGGCTGGACGAGGCCCGCGAGAAGGGTGTGGACGCGCTCATCACGGGCGAGGGAAAACAGCCCGCCTATCACGAGGCCCGCGAGGCCGGCATCACCGTCTTCCTCGCCGGGCACTACGCCACGGAGACGTTCGGCGTCCGTGCGCTGGCCGACCGCGTGGCCGGGTGGGACGAGGGTATCGAGACGACGTACATCGAGCACCCGACCGGGCTGTGA
- the cruF gene encoding bisanhydrobacterioruberin hydratase, whose product MSADTTSLPGRARVEAGLDDLVRENRFTIAVVFPLMGAVLLVASREGLLGPLDFNPWLIIFGTLVMRLPLVAGLAPLVDRRAAAGLLLLTAYSYGIEYVGVLTGFPYGSFEYGVELGPMLLDTVPLGLPVFFFPLVVNAYLLCLLLLGPRTERALVRLPAVIAVVLLMDLVLDPGAVALTFWQYDPAGPYYGVPWSNYAGWVLSATVAVVTLDAAFDRSGLRERLRDCEFMLDDLVSFVVLWGLVNAYFGNLVPVALAGVLGAGLLATDRFDFDVRPSWPSVRG is encoded by the coding sequence GTGAGCGCGGATACTACCTCCCTGCCGGGACGGGCACGGGTGGAGGCAGGGCTGGACGACCTGGTCCGGGAGAACCGGTTCACCATCGCCGTCGTCTTCCCGCTGATGGGGGCGGTCCTGCTGGTCGCCTCGCGGGAGGGGCTGCTGGGACCCCTCGATTTCAACCCCTGGCTCATCATCTTCGGGACGCTCGTGATGCGCCTGCCGCTGGTGGCCGGCCTCGCCCCCCTGGTCGACCGCCGGGCCGCCGCCGGCCTCCTCCTGCTGACGGCGTACTCGTACGGCATCGAGTACGTCGGCGTCCTGACCGGCTTCCCGTACGGGAGCTTCGAGTACGGCGTCGAACTGGGGCCGATGCTGCTGGACACGGTGCCGCTGGGGCTGCCGGTGTTCTTCTTCCCGCTGGTGGTGAACGCGTACCTGCTCTGCCTGCTCCTGCTGGGGCCCCGGACCGAGCGGGCGCTCGTCCGCCTGCCCGCGGTCATCGCGGTCGTCCTGCTGATGGACCTCGTCCTCGACCCGGGTGCGGTGGCACTGACGTTCTGGCAGTACGACCCTGCCGGCCCGTACTACGGGGTTCCGTGGTCGAACTACGCGGGCTGGGTGCTGTCGGCGACGGTCGCGGTCGTCACGCTCGATGCGGCGTTCGACCGGTCCGGCCTCCGCGAGCGACTCCGCGACTGCGAGTTCATGCTCGACGACCTCGTCTCCTTCGTCGTCCTCTGGGGGCTGGTCAACGCCTACTTCGGCAACCTGGTCCCCGTGGCCCTGGCGGGCGTGCTGGGCGCCGGCCTGCTGGCGACGGACCGCTTCGACTTCGACGTGCGACCCTCCTGGCCCTCGGTCCGGGGGTGA
- a CDS encoding phytoene/squalene synthase family protein has product MVDDAQLSRSKAIHRRTGRTFYYATRLLPERVRHATYVLYAFFRVADEVVDDAEGVPPAEQRRQLEAIRQAALTGETDDPVLAAFAELRERYGIPDEEVDVFIDAMLTDIETSRYETYEEVEDYMRGSAAAVGVMMTYVMREDDPEEAIPAARKLGEAFQMSNFLRDVREDVIERDRIYFPLETLNRYGITEEQIERLEYDEAFAAAVREELRRTETLYREGVAGIGLLPRDCQLPVLIAAVLYADHHRLIRERDCDVLSETPSLSALRKLRLVAETRWHWFWNKDPETVFAKVSAVPSGTPASHDHPGEPMPAR; this is encoded by the coding sequence ATGGTCGACGACGCGCAGCTCTCTCGGAGCAAGGCCATCCACCGGCGGACCGGGCGGACGTTCTACTACGCGACGCGGTTACTCCCGGAACGCGTCCGGCACGCGACGTACGTGCTGTACGCGTTCTTCCGGGTGGCCGACGAGGTGGTCGACGACGCCGAGGGGGTTCCTCCGGCCGAGCAGCGGCGGCAGCTGGAGGCGATCCGGCAGGCCGCGCTGACCGGCGAGACCGACGACCCTGTGCTGGCGGCCTTCGCCGAACTCCGGGAGCGCTACGGCATCCCCGACGAGGAGGTGGACGTCTTCATCGACGCGATGCTGACTGACATCGAGACGTCCCGATACGAGACCTACGAGGAGGTCGAGGACTACATGCGCGGGTCGGCCGCCGCGGTCGGCGTGATGATGACCTACGTGATGCGCGAGGACGACCCCGAGGAGGCCATCCCCGCGGCCCGGAAGCTGGGCGAGGCGTTCCAGATGAGCAACTTCCTCCGGGACGTGCGCGAGGACGTCATCGAGCGCGACCGCATCTACTTCCCCCTCGAGACGCTGAATCGATACGGCATCACCGAGGAACAGATCGAGCGCCTCGAGTACGACGAGGCGTTCGCCGCCGCCGTCCGCGAGGAGCTACGCCGGACGGAGACGCTCTACCGCGAGGGCGTCGCCGGCATCGGGCTCCTGCCGCGGGACTGTCAGCTCCCGGTGCTCATCGCCGCCGTGCTGTACGCCGACCACCACCGCCTCATCCGCGAGCGCGACTGCGACGTGCTCTCGGAGACCCCGTCGCTGTCGGCGCTCCGGAAGCTCCGGCTCGTCGCCGAGACCCGCTGGCACTGGTTCTGGAACAAGGACCCCGAGACGGTGTTCGCGAAGGTGAGCGCCGTGCCGTCGGGGACCCCGGCCAGTCACGACCACCCCGGCGAACCGATGCCTGCACGGTAG
- a CDS encoding phosphoribosylamine--glycine ligase: MDSRHFLFISADAALITDLAWQVHREGHDVKYYIEAESDKEIGNGFVPKTDDWRAEVEWADVIVFDDIWVGSDVGTGALAQELREQGKAVVGGTPNTDRLEEDRGYAMEILEEHGVNTIEHHVFEDFDAGIQHVRENPAPYVIKPLGEVQNVKRLLYVGNEDDGSDVVDVLRAYKKAWGHRMKGFQLQRKVEGVEIAICGFFNGERFIDQVNFNFEHKKLFPGNIGPSTGEMGTSMFWGGRNKLFEETFGKLEGWLAEEGYVGSIDINCIVNETGIYPLEFTPRFGYPTIALQEESFESPAGQFFYDLAHGTDPELEVHNGYQIGVRVVLPPFPFDDEKTYDENSRNAAVVFQTESREGIHLEDTKRVDGQWRVAGESGMPLVVTGKGDTMQNARRQAYERVDNIVIPNLYYRDDIGERWVDGDGDRLQAWGYLGPQ; this comes from the coding sequence ATTGATTCCAGACACTTCCTGTTCATCTCAGCCGACGCCGCACTGATCACCGACCTCGCGTGGCAGGTCCACCGCGAGGGCCACGACGTGAAGTACTACATCGAGGCCGAGAGTGACAAGGAGATCGGCAACGGGTTCGTCCCGAAGACGGACGACTGGCGTGCCGAGGTGGAGTGGGCCGACGTCATCGTCTTCGACGACATCTGGGTCGGCTCTGACGTCGGCACCGGCGCGCTCGCTCAGGAACTCCGCGAGCAGGGGAAGGCCGTCGTCGGGGGGACCCCGAACACCGATCGGCTCGAAGAGGATCGCGGCTACGCGATGGAGATCCTCGAAGAGCACGGAGTCAACACCATCGAGCACCACGTCTTCGAGGACTTCGACGCCGGCATCCAGCACGTCCGGGAGAACCCCGCACCGTACGTCATCAAACCGCTCGGGGAGGTGCAGAACGTCAAGCGGCTCCTCTACGTCGGCAACGAGGACGACGGCAGCGACGTCGTCGATGTCCTTCGCGCCTACAAGAAAGCGTGGGGCCACCGGATGAAGGGCTTCCAGCTCCAGCGGAAGGTCGAGGGCGTGGAGATCGCCATCTGCGGGTTCTTCAACGGTGAGCGGTTCATCGACCAGGTCAATTTCAATTTCGAGCACAAGAAACTGTTCCCGGGGAACATCGGCCCGTCGACGGGCGAGATGGGGACATCGATGTTCTGGGGCGGGCGGAACAAACTGTTCGAAGAGACGTTCGGCAAGCTCGAAGGCTGGCTCGCCGAGGAGGGCTACGTCGGGAGTATCGACATCAACTGTATCGTCAACGAGACCGGCATCTACCCGCTGGAGTTCACCCCGCGGTTCGGCTATCCGACCATCGCGCTGCAGGAGGAGTCGTTCGAATCCCCGGCCGGGCAGTTCTTCTACGACCTCGCCCACGGAACCGACCCCGAACTGGAGGTCCACAACGGCTACCAGATCGGTGTGCGGGTCGTCCTCCCGCCGTTCCCGTTCGACGACGAGAAGACGTACGACGAGAACTCCCGGAACGCTGCGGTCGTCTTCCAGACCGAGAGCCGCGAGGGGATCCACCTGGAGGACACCAAAAGGGTCGATGGACAGTGGCGGGTCGCTGGCGAGAGCGGTATGCCGCTCGTCGTCACCGGGAAGGGGGACACGATGCAGAACGCTCGCCGACAGGCCTACGAGCGCGTGGACAACATCGTCATCCCGAACCTCTACTACCGCGATGACATCGGCGAGCGTTGGGTCGATGGTGACGGCGACCGGCTACAGGCGTGGGGGTATCTCGGGCCGCAATAG
- a CDS encoding PKD domain-containing protein codes for MTPGSGARWWDQRGASELLGGILMTAVVVLTMSVAGMAITTGITDQSGETPLVDCEPNFEDGELLVTHGGGHSVDASELGVVLRDGTGSSTRLPFVVDEGDGDGRFEVDETARLGPLTDRTEVLVVTNGVIICEAIVYPTTPTPTPTPTRTATPTPTPTPTRIATPTGTPTPTPTTTPTTTPRNQRPTADFTTDRRGKSSNVDLDGSPSTDSDGTIVTYRWDVGNDGSIDYTGKTVNKANVPRGALVRLVVTDDDGAADTRIEYVP; via the coding sequence ATGACACCCGGCTCCGGGGCGCGGTGGTGGGACCAGCGGGGCGCCTCGGAACTCCTCGGGGGCATCCTGATGACCGCCGTCGTCGTCCTCACGATGTCGGTGGCCGGGATGGCGATCACGACCGGCATCACCGACCAGTCCGGTGAGACACCGCTCGTCGACTGTGAGCCGAACTTCGAGGACGGGGAGCTACTGGTGACCCATGGCGGAGGCCACAGCGTCGACGCGTCCGAACTCGGGGTCGTCCTCCGCGACGGCACGGGCTCTTCGACCCGCCTGCCGTTCGTCGTCGACGAGGGGGACGGCGACGGCCGCTTCGAGGTCGACGAGACCGCCCGACTCGGTCCGCTCACCGACCGGACGGAGGTGCTCGTCGTCACGAACGGGGTCATCATCTGCGAGGCCATCGTCTACCCGACCACGCCGACGCCGACGCCAACACCGACACGGACAGCCACGCCGACGCCGACGCCAACACCGACACGGATAGCCACGCCCACCGGGACGCCGACGCCGACGCCCACCACAACACCCACCACGACGCCACGGAACCAGCGGCCGACGGCCGACTTCACGACCGACCGGAGGGGGAAATCCTCCAACGTGGACCTCGACGGCTCCCCGTCGACGGATTCCGACGGCACCATCGTCACCTACCGGTGGGACGTCGGCAACGACGGTTCCATCGACTACACGGGCAAGACGGTGAACAAGGCGAACGTGCCGCGAGGCGCGCTCGTGCGTCTCGTCGTCACGGACGACGACGGCGCGGCCGACACCAGGATCGAGTACGTTCCGTAG
- a CDS encoding phosphotransferase family protein, giving the protein MSEGESDYFRRIVDRDALATYLEDELGPHGGTYEVEHHKEGHSNETLFVTWGDDDLVIRRPPPGETAENAHDVLREFRVMDALQGTDVRVPETVLACDDHDVLGADFYVMKRMDGVVLRDDEPDRFATPERRRQIGEELVDGLAEIHAVDYEAVGLEEGDFGYPPGFTERQVRRWSEQLMWAFEVTTEEREVEALYDVMSWLQDNVPEDPPATLIHGDYKLDNVMFATDDEPRINAVFDWEMSTLGDPFTDLGWMLSYWWDAKDPDPPESTDSLSSTFMTREGYLTRQELVERYEAKTGLEFTNEKFYRVLAVYKLAGLGEMFFRRYLEGNSDDDMYPKMRRGVPALAARAQRIIDGEEPL; this is encoded by the coding sequence ATGAGCGAGGGCGAGTCAGACTACTTCCGGCGCATCGTCGACCGGGACGCGCTCGCGACCTACCTCGAGGACGAACTCGGGCCGCACGGCGGCACCTACGAGGTCGAGCACCACAAGGAGGGCCACTCCAACGAGACGCTGTTCGTCACCTGGGGCGACGACGACCTCGTCATCCGGCGGCCGCCGCCGGGCGAGACCGCCGAGAACGCCCACGACGTGCTCCGCGAGTTCCGCGTGATGGACGCCCTGCAGGGGACGGACGTGCGCGTGCCCGAGACCGTCCTGGCGTGCGACGATCACGACGTCCTCGGGGCGGACTTCTACGTGATGAAGCGGATGGACGGTGTCGTCCTGCGCGACGACGAACCCGACCGCTTCGCCACGCCCGAGCGCCGCCGGCAGATCGGCGAGGAGCTCGTCGATGGCCTCGCGGAGATCCACGCCGTCGACTACGAGGCCGTCGGGCTGGAGGAGGGCGACTTCGGATACCCACCGGGGTTCACCGAGCGCCAGGTCCGGCGCTGGTCCGAGCAGCTGATGTGGGCGTTCGAGGTGACGACCGAGGAGCGCGAGGTCGAGGCGCTGTACGACGTGATGAGCTGGCTCCAGGACAACGTCCCGGAGGACCCACCCGCGACGCTGATCCACGGCGACTACAAGCTGGACAACGTCATGTTCGCCACCGACGACGAACCCCGCATCAACGCCGTCTTCGACTGGGAGATGTCCACGCTGGGCGACCCGTTCACCGACCTCGGGTGGATGCTGTCGTACTGGTGGGACGCGAAGGACCCCGACCCGCCGGAGTCGACGGACTCGCTGTCGAGCACGTTCATGACCCGCGAGGGGTACCTGACCCGACAGGAGCTCGTCGAGCGCTACGAGGCGAAGACGGGCCTGGAGTTCACGAACGAGAAGTTCTACCGGGTGCTGGCGGTCTACAAGCTGGCGGGGCTGGGCGAGATGTTCTTCCGGCGCTACCTCGAGGGCAACTCCGACGACGACATGTACCCGAAGATGCGCCGCGGCGTCCCGGCACTGGCCGCACGGGCCCAGCGCATCATCGACGGCGAGGAGCCGCTGTAG
- a CDS encoding acyl-CoA dehydrogenase family protein — translation MDYHDSERATELADRAREFMDEVVIPTEREHLGHGPVDMSVIEDLRAQARERDIYCPQIAEEHGGMGESFRDVLPLFEQAGRSLLGAVAMRVDAPDEGNMHTIELVGTDEQKQEYLEPLVAGDIRSGFSMTEPREGAGSDPKMIKTTAEKDGDEWVVDGHKWWTTQGDESDVLIVMARTNEDKHPYQGCSLFLVPTDADGVDIVEPTPHLGQTLLPESHAEIRYDNVRIPEENLLGGLDMGFAHAQERLGPARLTHCMRFSGMAERALDIAKTYMQNREGFGSKLSEKQNQRYEIADMETRLHATRSMVRHAAEEITRGNQARVEVGMAKVYAANTAQDAIDLAVQCCGGAGISRKLPLADFYEAVRAFRIVDGADEVHQRVIAREAFDMEYDEGELANLPTFGNPSA, via the coding sequence ATCGACTACCACGATTCCGAGCGGGCGACGGAGCTCGCAGACCGCGCACGCGAGTTCATGGACGAGGTCGTCATCCCGACCGAGCGCGAGCACCTGGGACACGGCCCCGTCGACATGTCTGTCATCGAGGACCTGCGCGCGCAGGCCCGCGAGCGCGATATCTACTGCCCGCAGATCGCCGAGGAGCACGGCGGCATGGGCGAGTCGTTCCGCGACGTGCTGCCGCTGTTCGAGCAGGCCGGCCGCTCGCTGCTGGGTGCGGTCGCGATGCGCGTCGACGCGCCCGACGAGGGGAACATGCACACCATCGAACTCGTCGGAACCGACGAGCAGAAACAGGAGTACCTGGAGCCGCTCGTCGCCGGGGACATCCGCTCGGGCTTCTCGATGACGGAACCCCGCGAGGGCGCCGGCTCGGACCCGAAGATGATCAAGACCACCGCCGAGAAGGACGGCGACGAGTGGGTCGTCGACGGTCACAAGTGGTGGACCACGCAGGGTGACGAGTCCGACGTCCTCATCGTGATGGCCCGGACGAACGAGGACAAGCACCCGTACCAGGGCTGCTCGCTGTTCCTCGTGCCCACGGACGCCGACGGCGTCGACATCGTCGAGCCGACGCCGCACCTCGGCCAGACGCTCCTGCCCGAGAGCCACGCCGAGATCCGCTACGACAACGTCCGGATCCCGGAGGAGAACCTCCTCGGCGGGCTGGATATGGGCTTCGCCCACGCCCAGGAGCGACTGGGCCCCGCCCGACTGACCCACTGCATGCGCTTCTCCGGGATGGCCGAGCGTGCCCTCGACATCGCGAAGACGTACATGCAGAACCGCGAGGGCTTCGGCTCGAAGCTCTCCGAGAAGCAGAACCAGCGCTACGAGATCGCCGACATGGAGACGCGGCTCCACGCCACGCGCTCGATGGTCCGGCACGCCGCCGAGGAGATCACCCGGGGCAACCAGGCCCGCGTCGAGGTCGGGATGGCGAAGGTGTACGCCGCCAACACCGCCCAGGACGCCATCGACCTCGCGGTCCAGTGCTGTGGTGGGGCCGGTATCTCCCGGAAACTCCCGCTCGCGGACTTCTACGAGGCCGTCCGGGCGTTCCGAATCGTCGACGGGGCCGACGAGGTCCACCAGCGCGTCATCGCCCGCGAGGCCTTCGACATGGAGTACGACGAGGGCGAACTGGCCAACCTCCCGACCTTCGGGAACCCCTCGGCCTGA
- a CDS encoding GNAT family N-acetyltransferase — MSDPDLDIRPATEADLDALFDLWSDFSREMAEMDPYNEVADGDLRAVQDDYRREALADDDQRIFLAVAADGDGGPVPVGYVTAERKGSPPVFARGDRVNVGELYVRERYRGEGLADRLLDRALAWGRDQGCERISLSVNVDNERARAFYERRGFEPRRLKLDRPLE; from the coding sequence ATGTCCGACCCCGACCTCGATATCAGGCCGGCCACCGAGGCCGACCTCGACGCCCTCTTCGACCTCTGGTCCGACTTCTCGCGTGAGATGGCCGAGATGGACCCGTACAACGAGGTCGCCGACGGCGACCTCCGTGCCGTGCAGGACGACTACCGCCGGGAGGCGCTGGCCGACGACGACCAGCGTATCTTCCTCGCGGTGGCCGCGGACGGCGACGGCGGGCCCGTCCCGGTCGGCTACGTCACCGCCGAGCGGAAGGGGTCTCCGCCGGTGTTCGCCCGTGGCGACCGCGTCAACGTCGGCGAACTCTACGTCCGCGAGCGGTACCGCGGGGAGGGCCTCGCCGACCGGCTGCTCGACCGCGCGCTGGCGTGGGGCCGCGACCAGGGCTGCGAGCGCATCTCCCTCAGCGTCAACGTCGATAACGAGCGCGCCCGGGCGTTCTACGAGCGGCGTGGCTTCGAGCCGCGGCGGCTGAAGCTGGACCGGCCGCTGGAGTGA